From a region of the uncultured Desulfatiglans sp. genome:
- a CDS encoding hypothetical protein (Evidence 5 : Unknown function), translated as MLRNFRKEMEDTRCEVAAAMAETVPSKEFRAAVILAVIHLGLVESKIHKTTNLEERRTRINEFNRVKNAIEKGIGLLQNNQPGRRLLPENQKKSLP; from the coding sequence ATGCTCAGGAATTTCAGGAAAGAGATGGAAGACACGAGATGTGAAGTCGCCGCTGCGATGGCCGAGACCGTGCCCTCCAAAGAGTTCCGTGCGGCCGTAATCCTCGCCGTGATCCATCTCGGATTGGTTGAATCGAAAATTCATAAAACCACAAATCTTGAAGAAAGGAGGACAAGGATCAATGAATTTAACAGAGTCAAAAATGCCATTGAAAAGGGAATCGGGCTTCTCCAAAACAATCAACCCGGAAGAAGATTATTACCTGAAAATCAAAAAAAATCTCTGCCCTGA
- a CDS encoding conserved hypothetical protein (Evidence 4 : Unknown function but conserved in other organisms), with protein sequence MKDNAWEQTLSMEEKGRICPCCGDIYKVVQTGKKNQKYGYGYIRCLSCGMYTEV encoded by the coding sequence ATGAAAGACAATGCATGGGAACAAACCCTCAGCATGGAAGAGAAAGGGAGGATCTGTCCTTGCTGTGGCGATATCTACAAGGTTGTGCAGACAGGCAAGAAGAATCAGAAGTACGGATACGGATACATTCGGTGCCTCTCCTGCGGCATGTACACGGAAGTTTAG
- a CDS encoding hypothetical protein (Evidence 5 : Unknown function) has translation MAERQLFKLLDSYDETETCPVCGNTYKVELLKESEDWNDFGYRYCPFCGDMIDLYA, from the coding sequence ATGGCAGAAAGACAGCTCTTCAAGCTCCTGGATTCCTATGATGAGACCGAGACCTGTCCGGTCTGCGGCAACACCTACAAGGTGGAACTGCTTAAAGAAAGCGAGGACTGGAACGATTTCGGATACCGGTATTGCCCTTTCTGCGGCGACATGATCGATCTGTACGCCTGA
- a CDS encoding hypothetical protein (Evidence 5 : Unknown function), producing the protein MIVFVEVCVKSLFRLGRKYLWPRPPSCPKCEGKLWGHGYTTACFDGYGEPAEIPRYRCPACGCVVRLRPEGYFSRFQSSIETIQSSIANRLSGRGWLPGLSPSRQRHWLNSLIEQTKLHLGLSWSGQLPDAFELLHAVGICPVSRSIQCERRASFVGPHRRLPFTSPREVGYPDAKPQRRSHRWTNSSKKTSPFSGSG; encoded by the coding sequence TTGATAGTATTTGTCGAGGTATGCGTCAAGAGCCTTTTCAGGCTGGGCCGAAAATATCTCTGGCCCAGGCCGCCATCCTGCCCCAAATGCGAAGGGAAGCTGTGGGGGCATGGGTATACCACCGCCTGTTTTGACGGGTACGGGGAACCTGCCGAGATTCCGAGGTACCGCTGCCCGGCTTGCGGGTGTGTGGTCCGGCTCCGCCCCGAAGGATACTTCTCTCGTTTCCAATCTTCTATCGAAACCATCCAATCGAGTATTGCCAACCGCTTATCAGGCCGCGGCTGGCTCCCGGGTCTTTCGCCATCCCGCCAGCGCCACTGGCTGAACAGCTTGATCGAGCAGACGAAACTGCATCTTGGCCTGTCGTGGTCCGGACAGCTCCCGGACGCATTCGAACTGCTTCACGCCGTGGGGATCTGCCCGGTCAGCCGCTCCATCCAATGTGAAAGAAGGGCTTCTTTTGTGGGGCCCCACCGAAGGCTGCCCTTTACCAGCCCTCGGGAGGTGGGGTATCCAGACGCAAAACCACAAAGGAGGTCCCACAGATGGACGAACAGCAGCAAAAAGACATCGCCGTTTTCCGGTTCGGGGTGA
- a CDS encoding conserved hypothetical protein (Evidence 4 : Unknown function but conserved in other organisms): MDEQQQKDIAVFRFGVISDFFCQKLTRGEKERLLREKCSRQWQIPHSERTRLARTTILSWIKAYREGRQRLEALYPQSRSDRGMPRSIHDEAAAVIVTLRRRMPRCTLMVLLSELENRKLLRSDELPSYSSLYRFLKKENLLHLDQSAPVDRRKFEAESPNDIWQADAMHGPMILDGEKRRKTYLFAFLDDMSRLIPHAAFYFSENLECYLDALRSALLKRGLPRKLYTDNGSAFRSKLLQETTASLGIALVHSRPYKPQGRGKIERWFLTVQKQFLPTLSSNLDLRGLNEKLEEWIHSVYHQRPHGSTGQSPIQRFAEKMECIRPAPRNLEDFFRKRARRKVANDRTIALNGKVYEAPVPLIGKQVTLLYHDHDPTRVEVHLDNLSYGFLTPLDLHVNCRVRRSRSQDLVIDSAPPKSVPSGRLPFSLAKEPR, encoded by the coding sequence ATGGACGAACAGCAGCAAAAAGACATCGCCGTTTTCCGGTTCGGGGTGATCAGCGACTTTTTCTGCCAGAAATTGACCCGGGGAGAGAAAGAGCGGTTGCTCAGAGAGAAGTGCTCCCGGCAGTGGCAGATCCCCCACTCAGAGCGTACCCGGCTTGCCCGCACCACGATCCTTTCCTGGATCAAGGCGTATCGGGAAGGCCGGCAGAGGCTCGAAGCCCTTTACCCTCAATCCAGAAGCGACCGGGGCATGCCCCGCAGCATCCACGATGAGGCCGCTGCCGTCATCGTCACGCTGCGCAGGCGGATGCCCCGCTGCACCCTCATGGTTCTTCTCTCGGAACTTGAAAACCGCAAGCTTTTGAGGTCGGACGAGCTGCCGAGCTACTCTTCATTGTACCGCTTCCTTAAAAAGGAGAACCTCTTGCACCTCGATCAGTCCGCACCGGTCGATCGGAGAAAGTTCGAGGCCGAATCCCCCAACGACATTTGGCAGGCCGATGCCATGCACGGTCCCATGATCCTCGATGGGGAAAAGCGGCGGAAAACGTACCTCTTCGCTTTCCTCGACGACATGAGCCGACTGATCCCCCACGCTGCCTTCTACTTCAGCGAAAACCTCGAATGCTACCTCGACGCCTTGCGCTCAGCGCTCCTCAAGCGCGGCCTCCCACGCAAACTCTACACCGACAACGGCAGCGCCTTCCGCTCCAAACTCCTCCAGGAAACCACCGCCAGCCTCGGCATCGCGCTGGTTCACTCCCGGCCTTACAAACCCCAGGGTCGGGGCAAAATAGAGCGTTGGTTCCTCACCGTGCAGAAACAGTTCCTCCCCACACTCAGCTCCAACCTCGATCTCAGGGGCCTCAATGAAAAGCTCGAAGAGTGGATCCACTCCGTCTACCATCAACGTCCCCACGGATCCACGGGTCAAAGTCCCATCCAGCGCTTTGCCGAAAAAATGGAGTGCATCCGCCCCGCCCCCAGAAACCTCGAGGACTTCTTCCGTAAGCGTGCCAGGCGAAAGGTCGCCAACGACCGCACCATCGCCCTGAATGGCAAGGTCTATGAGGCGCCTGTTCCCCTCATCGGAAAACAGGTCACGCTCCTTTACCACGACCATGATCCCACCCGGGTTGAAGTGCACCTGGACAACCTCTCCTACGGGTTCCTCACCCCTCTGGATCTGCACGTCAACTGCCGGGTGCGCCGGTCCCGCTCTCAAGACCTCGTCATAGACAGCGCTCCTCCAAAATCCGTCCCATCCGGCCGGTTACCCTTTTCTCTCGCAAAGGAGCCCCGATGA
- a CDS encoding AAA ATPase, whose amino-acid sequence MKPHYLNFFGFTREPFGSELELDQILQTAEVVAVAERFDYTLRLGAVALVTGEVGAGKSTALRWAISRLHPSEYRPIWVTATSGSILELYRQLCSALDCDLQGSSRATLLRIIRRQVLDLVLSRKQTPVLVIDEASLLRLEVLAEVHTLLQFEADSKPYLPMILVGQNHLADLLTYRTSLPLSSRIIARYHLQGIDRETLGTYLLHHLKITGITRPLFSEQALTAIHQGSGGILRRANHLARGALIAAAAEKIQQVAAEHVRVAATELL is encoded by the coding sequence ATGAAACCCCATTATCTCAACTTTTTCGGCTTTACTCGTGAACCGTTCGGCTCCGAACTCGAGCTCGATCAGATCCTTCAGACCGCCGAAGTGGTGGCCGTGGCCGAGCGCTTCGATTACACCCTGCGCCTGGGCGCCGTCGCACTGGTGACCGGTGAGGTCGGTGCGGGCAAGTCCACGGCCCTGCGCTGGGCCATCAGCCGTCTTCACCCCTCCGAGTATCGCCCCATCTGGGTGACGGCAACTTCTGGCTCCATCCTCGAGTTGTATCGCCAGCTCTGCTCTGCCCTCGACTGCGATTTGCAGGGCTCCTCCCGCGCCACCCTCCTGCGCATCATCCGCAGGCAGGTCCTCGATCTCGTCCTCAGCCGCAAGCAGACCCCGGTGCTTGTCATCGACGAGGCTTCACTCCTGCGCCTCGAGGTCCTGGCCGAGGTCCATACTCTCCTTCAGTTCGAAGCCGACTCCAAACCCTATTTGCCCATGATCCTCGTCGGCCAGAACCACCTGGCCGATCTGCTGACCTATCGTACCTCGCTTCCCCTCTCTTCCCGCATCATCGCCCGCTATCATCTCCAGGGGATCGACCGGGAGACCCTCGGTACCTATCTCCTGCACCACCTCAAGATCACCGGCATCACCCGCCCCCTTTTCTCCGAGCAGGCCCTGACCGCCATCCACCAGGGCTCGGGCGGCATCCTCAGGCGGGCTAACCATCTCGCCCGCGGTGCCCTCATCGCTGCGGCCGCAGAAAAGATCCAGCAGGTCGCCGCCGAACACGTCCGTGTCGCCGCAACCGAACTCCTCTGA
- a CDS encoding Integrase catalytic region yields MDAVLRKLHRFFRQKWHLAVLHPEKGRWIVQPHPDHIPYLKALNASGCHILLQPLEQSRYLLADDLSWERVCRHHRQPDNTWRPGRMVVETSPHNFQVWIRSAHPLDLHHKRILLHMLHSDPAADPNNRFGRCPGFRNRKPCHRTPDGQYPLSRLIWVDYNSSAIIPQHLFQAMTPSSPQPFPPPPPGGAVCLSSPPSRSRYLRATESETDFAYVLALLRRGYSEHAIRSLLIEQRTSWDHHQGERRKNAYINTTIAKAKTIIQNKSVQITPKITTNRPG; encoded by the coding sequence ATGGACGCTGTGCTTAGAAAACTCCACCGCTTCTTTCGCCAAAAATGGCACCTGGCGGTTCTCCATCCGGAAAAAGGACGCTGGATCGTCCAGCCCCATCCCGACCATATCCCTTATCTCAAGGCCCTCAACGCCTCAGGCTGCCACATCCTCCTTCAACCCCTTGAACAATCCCGCTATCTCCTGGCCGATGATCTGTCCTGGGAGAGGGTTTGCCGTCACCATCGCCAACCTGACAACACCTGGAGGCCCGGTCGCATGGTCGTCGAGACCTCCCCTCACAACTTCCAGGTCTGGATCCGTTCTGCCCACCCCTTGGATCTCCACCATAAACGCATCCTCCTCCACATGCTTCACAGCGATCCGGCTGCCGATCCCAACAACCGTTTCGGCAGGTGCCCCGGCTTCCGCAACCGCAAACCCTGCCATCGGACCCCCGACGGGCAATATCCACTCTCTCGCCTCATCTGGGTCGACTACAACTCCTCGGCCATCATCCCGCAGCATCTCTTCCAGGCAATGACTCCGTCTTCCCCTCAACCCTTTCCCCCTCCACCCCCAGGGGGGGCGGTGTGTCTTTCTTCCCCTCCATCTCGCTCCAGATATCTGCGCGCTACCGAATCCGAAACCGACTTCGCCTACGTCCTCGCCCTCCTCAGACGCGGGTACTCCGAACACGCCATCCGCTCCCTCCTCATCGAGCAACGGACCTCCTGGGATCATCACCAGGGCGAACGGAGGAAAAATGCCTATATCAATACAACCATCGCCAAGGCCAAGACCATCATCCAAAACAAGTCTGTCCAAATTACCCCGAAAATCACCACCAATCGTCCAGGATAA
- a CDS encoding hypothetical protein (Evidence 5 : Unknown function) — MDRLVLDDGLGLGDGCIDIGIFPPFALVMIPGGPLLDEEGADGVFGVPASEEGEDVGEVGFGFGSAQISGARWRGRKTHRPPWGWRGKGLRGRRSHCLEEMLRDDGRGVVVDPDEAREWILPVGGPMAGFAVAEAGAPAETVVGIGSRIAVKHVEEDAFMVEIQGVGRTDPDLEVVRGGLDDHATGPPGVVRLAMVTANPLPGQIIGQEIAGLFKGLKEDVAA; from the coding sequence TTGGACAGACTTGTTTTGGATGATGGTCTTGGCCTTGGCGATGGTTGTATTGATATAGGCATTTTTCCTCCGTTCGCCCTGGTGATGATCCCAGGAGGTCCGTTGCTCGATGAGGAGGGAGCGGATGGCGTGTTCGGAGTACCCGCGTCTGAGGAGGGCGAGGACGTAGGCGAAGTCGGTTTCGGATTCGGTAGCGCGCAGATATCTGGAGCGAGATGGAGGGGAAGAAAGACACACCGCCCCCCCTGGGGGTGGAGGGGGAAAGGGTTGAGGGGAAGACGGAGTCATTGCCTGGAAGAGATGCTGCGGGATGATGGCCGAGGAGTTGTAGTCGACCCAGATGAGGCGAGAGAGTGGATATTGCCCGTCGGGGGTCCGATGGCAGGGTTTGCGGTTGCGGAAGCCGGGGCACCTGCCGAAACGGTTGTTGGGATCGGCAGCCGGATCGCTGTGAAGCATGTGGAGGAGGATGCGTTTATGGTGGAGATCCAAGGGGTGGGCAGAACGGATCCAGACCTGGAAGTTGTGAGGGGAGGTCTCGACGACCATGCGACCGGGCCTCCAGGTGTTGTCAGGTTGGCGATGGTGACGGCAAACCCTCTCCCAGGACAGATCATCGGCCAGGAGATAGCGGGATTGTTCAAGGGGTTGAAGGAGGATGTGGCAGCCTGA
- a CDS encoding conserved hypothetical protein (Evidence 4 : Unknown function but conserved in other organisms) yields MWNEPTRERLSKLPRLYETENVPLKEKLVHLHFFIGGCDWYVSETDGKDLMWGFCILNNDYDMAEWGYVSLSELREIKVSGWLEVDCESEDVWEVRRAIDVDKIRITQGWSKEENVSGLARDLIPDAVQNPDQTSSMRENRPC; encoded by the coding sequence ATGTGGAACGAACCGACAAGAGAAAGGCTGAGCAAACTGCCACGGCTCTATGAAACAGAAAATGTCCCGCTCAAAGAGAAGCTTGTGCATCTTCATTTTTTTATCGGAGGATGCGACTGGTATGTCTCCGAGACGGACGGCAAGGATCTCATGTGGGGATTCTGCATCCTCAACAACGACTATGACATGGCCGAGTGGGGGTATGTATCCCTGTCGGAACTGCGCGAAATCAAGGTGAGCGGCTGGCTCGAAGTGGACTGTGAAAGTGAAGATGTCTGGGAAGTCAGAAGGGCAATCGATGTGGACAAGATCCGCATCACCCAGGGCTGGAGCAAAGAAGAGAATGTATCGGGTCTGGCCCGGGACCTGATTCCGGACGCTGTCCAGAACCCTGATCAAACGTCGAGCATGAGGGAGAACCGGCCATGTTAG
- a CDS encoding conserved hypothetical protein (Evidence 4 : Unknown function but conserved in other organisms), with amino-acid sequence MLDKQSYLKGKGLSCPYCGSLSIQGGFVEIDSGKAYQRMLCTECKQSWQDIYELMDVSP; translated from the coding sequence ATGTTAGACAAGCAATCATACCTCAAAGGAAAAGGACTTTCCTGCCCGTATTGCGGATCCTTATCGATTCAGGGAGGCTTTGTTGAGATCGATTCCGGCAAGGCCTATCAGCGAATGTTATGCACTGAGTGCAAACAGAGCTGGCAGGACATTTATGAACTGATGGACGTCAGCCCTTAA
- a CDS encoding hypothetical protein (Evidence 5 : Unknown function), with product MNAYQIKRLAWQACWEGVIEIECPLCGAEITIEPDAEDIYCPDCGKSTGKNPLVVLGII from the coding sequence ATGAATGCATACCAGATCAAACGGCTGGCCTGGCAGGCCTGCTGGGAAGGTGTGATCGAGATCGAGTGTCCTCTCTGCGGGGCTGAAATCACGATCGAGCCAGATGCTGAAGATATCTATTGCCCGGACTGCGGCAAGTCGACTGGGAAGAATCCTCTTGTGGTACTGGGAATCATTTAA
- a CDS encoding conserved hypothetical protein (Evidence 4 : Unknown function but conserved in other organisms) — translation MAYTPELRQDYSGALRRLAWALDLPMTTALEEVIFQIAREVNHALVCKACRDPSFCERCLFNRKDTIM, via the coding sequence ATGGCATACACACCTGAACTCCGGCAGGACTACAGCGGTGCGCTGAGACGCCTTGCCTGGGCACTTGATCTGCCCATGACAACAGCCTTGGAGGAAGTGATCTTCCAGATCGCGAGGGAAGTGAACCATGCACTTGTCTGCAAGGCGTGCAGGGACCCGAGCTTCTGCGAACGATGCCTTTTTAACAGAAAGGATACCATCATGTGA
- a CDS encoding hypothetical protein (Evidence 5 : Unknown function) has product MPGVGSISCPSIPAWLSLLSYEDTEFVNQLDRAEVLISQKIQQLISLKEDIPCFLIPLEGFEPCIAQSRVEAQDVGGAVFTKRGDIVAVSRADLVDMLPPPVPKRDFETGAQATGCSHVFERLLLKLVIYLSHGFSFLHKKAP; this is encoded by the coding sequence TTGCCTGGTGTCGGCTCGATATCATGCCCCAGTATTCCTGCATGGCTATCCCTCCTCTCATATGAAGACACTGAGTTCGTAAATCAGTTGGACAGGGCCGAGGTCCTTATCTCCCAGAAGATCCAGCAACTGATCTCCCTGAAGGAAGACATCCCCTGTTTTCTCATCCCCCTCGAAGGCTTCGAGCCCTGCATAGCCCAAAGCAGGGTTGAGGCTCAGGATGTAGGTGGCGCCGTTTTCACGAAACGCGGCGATATCGTCGCTGTATCCCGCGCCGATCTTGTGGATATGCTTCCCCCGCCTGTCCCTAAACGTGATTTCGAGACAGGGGCTCAAGCGACCGGCTGCAGCCATGTCTTTGAAAGACTCCTTTTGAAGCTGGTAATCTACCTTTCTCATGGGTTCTCCTTTCTGCACAAAAAAGCCCCCTGA
- a CDS encoding conserved hypothetical protein (Evidence 4 : Unknown function but conserved in other organisms) produces MRKVDYQLQKESFKDMAAAGRLSPCLEITFRDRRGKHIHKIGAGYSDDIAAFRENGATYILSLNPALGYAGLEAFEGDEKTGDVFLQGDQLLDLLGDKDLGPVQLIYELSVFI; encoded by the coding sequence ATGAGAAAGGTAGATTACCAGCTTCAAAAGGAGTCTTTCAAAGACATGGCTGCAGCCGGTCGCTTGAGCCCCTGTCTCGAAATCACGTTTAGGGACAGGCGGGGGAAGCATATCCACAAGATCGGCGCGGGATACAGCGACGATATCGCCGCGTTTCGTGAAAACGGCGCCACCTACATCCTGAGCCTCAACCCTGCTTTGGGCTATGCAGGGCTCGAAGCCTTCGAGGGGGATGAGAAAACAGGGGATGTCTTCCTTCAGGGAGATCAGTTGCTGGATCTTCTGGGAGATAAGGACCTCGGCCCTGTCCAACTGATTTACGAACTCAGTGTCTTCATATGA
- a CDS encoding conserved hypothetical protein (Evidence 4 : Unknown function but conserved in other organisms) encodes MQEYWGMISSRHQAKLLSVAKKRGVDLDTAMRNIITYLMCDTSNPRRPAYFQEFVTARHIEGMIDMLVL; translated from the coding sequence ATGCAGGAATACTGGGGCATGATATCGAGCCGACACCAGGCAAAGCTTTTGAGTGTGGCTAAAAAGCGGGGCGTGGACCTGGACACGGCCATGCGCAACATCATCACCTATCTCATGTGCGATACCTCGAATCCGAGGAGACCTGCGTATTTCCAGGAGTTTGTAACCGCAAGGCATATCGAAGGGATGATCGATATGCTCGTGCTTTAA
- a CDS encoding conserved hypothetical protein (Evidence 4 : Unknown function but conserved in other organisms), which translates to MQYVLITLSRGIIDQAILFEDPGLAIQALSDHVKDMNPEYDDAALYDTRGLVANAKHFLDEEERFRENRSLIKEVSEEQSGPIYIIANPNHTLGFMVTSPDDPLGYIDPAEAVSDLGQMRKDHGSHLKLYRVIEVSGPVVRKTDLYKCLAEAGVDHFDDSMVEAYIS; encoded by the coding sequence ATGCAATACGTACTGATTACCCTGTCAAGGGGGATTATTGACCAGGCGATCTTATTCGAAGATCCGGGATTGGCCATCCAGGCTCTGTCAGACCACGTCAAAGACATGAACCCTGAATATGACGACGCAGCCCTTTACGATACCAGGGGCCTCGTCGCAAACGCCAAGCACTTCCTGGATGAGGAAGAGCGGTTCAGGGAAAACAGGAGCCTGATAAAGGAAGTGTCTGAAGAACAAAGCGGGCCCATCTACATCATCGCCAACCCCAACCATACGCTCGGCTTCATGGTCACATCACCGGATGATCCCCTGGGGTACATTGATCCGGCCGAGGCCGTCTCCGATTTGGGACAGATGCGCAAAGACCACGGAAGCCACCTGAAACTTTACCGTGTGATAGAGGTGAGCGGCCCGGTAGTGCGTAAAACAGACCTTTACAAATGCCTCGCCGAAGCGGGGGTCGATCACTTCGATGATTCGATGGTCGAAGCGTACATCTCATAA
- a CDS encoding conserved hypothetical protein (Evidence 4 : Unknown function but conserved in other organisms), whose amino-acid sequence MKAQRVFEDEVLAVPAPEWTDTWHPVSHRQLIESLETATKDRGLEVIRRSYELSPSGATLFGTWAISPLSGNQEVEWQIGFRNAVNRTMALGITAGTRVLVCSNMAFNGQFVAFRRHTKGLTIEVLQIVAGEALDQAVLDASAFEGWLMGLKEIRISQEEFRMLTWDLLTQTAYPARLRDFLQNYETEEQSDFSGTLFAWYGAVTRSLRNRSIRQTFDITKDVNQLVQRFQNNRLPAPVVIPQWQGDMLPVPAF is encoded by the coding sequence ATGAAAGCACAAAGGGTTTTCGAGGACGAGGTCCTCGCAGTTCCGGCACCGGAATGGACAGATACCTGGCATCCGGTCTCACACAGGCAACTGATCGAGTCGCTTGAAACCGCCACAAAAGACAGGGGACTTGAGGTCATCCGGCGGTCGTACGAACTGTCACCGTCCGGCGCCACGCTGTTCGGCACATGGGCCATCAGCCCGCTGTCAGGGAACCAGGAAGTGGAGTGGCAGATCGGATTTCGAAATGCCGTCAACCGGACCATGGCCCTGGGCATCACCGCAGGGACCCGTGTCCTCGTATGTTCCAACATGGCCTTCAACGGCCAGTTTGTCGCATTTCGCAGGCATACCAAAGGACTGACCATCGAAGTCCTGCAGATCGTTGCAGGGGAGGCCCTGGATCAGGCGGTCCTGGATGCATCTGCATTCGAGGGCTGGCTGATGGGCCTCAAAGAAATCCGCATATCGCAGGAGGAGTTCCGGATGCTGACCTGGGATCTCCTGACCCAAACCGCCTACCCGGCTCGTCTTCGGGACTTCCTCCAGAATTACGAGACTGAAGAACAAAGCGATTTCAGCGGGACCCTGTTCGCCTGGTACGGGGCCGTGACCCGTTCCCTCAGAAACCGGAGTATCCGGCAGACGTTCGACATCACCAAGGATGTCAACCAACTGGTCCAACGGTTTCAGAACAACAGGCTTCCGGCACCCGTGGTGATCCCCCAATGGCAGGGAGACATGCTGCCAGTCCCTGCCTTCTAA
- a CDS encoding putative DNA repair protein radC homolog (Evidence 3 : Putative function from multiple computational evidences): MASPPGSHASSLKEVHMQLSLFQTKTQSIQDPGRAVYTPGYRVMLVKDPGVYSPANVSSSVGAAEMFRKLLAEKGSTDREHFMVLMLNGQNSVLGFNMAAIGGHNCAQVRLPEIFRVLLLAGAASFVVGHNHPSGCRSPSLEDIALTREIVKGAKILGLLLLDHIILADFKEYYSFADDGKLREISRKIGNGQG; encoded by the coding sequence ATGGCTTCCCCTCCGGGGAGTCATGCCTCCTCCCTCAAGGAGGTTCACATGCAATTATCACTTTTCCAAACGAAAACCCAATCCATCCAGGACCCTGGGCGGGCCGTGTATACGCCTGGCTACCGGGTGATGCTGGTCAAGGACCCAGGTGTGTATTCGCCCGCCAATGTATCCAGTTCCGTGGGTGCCGCCGAGATGTTCAGGAAGCTCCTGGCCGAGAAGGGATCAACGGATAGGGAGCACTTCATGGTCCTGATGCTCAACGGGCAAAACAGCGTGCTGGGTTTCAACATGGCTGCGATCGGGGGCCACAACTGCGCACAAGTGCGGCTGCCTGAGATATTTCGCGTGCTCCTCCTTGCCGGGGCAGCATCGTTCGTTGTCGGGCACAACCATCCCAGTGGATGCCGAAGTCCATCACTAGAAGATATCGCTTTGACACGAGAAATAGTGAAAGGCGCGAAGATCCTCGGTCTACTTCTGCTGGATCACATTATCCTGGCGGATTTCAAGGAGTACTACAGCTTTGCAGACGACGGAAAACTCCGCGAGATATCCAGGAAGATTGGAAACGGACAAGGATAA